A section of the Pseudomonas flavescens genome encodes:
- a CDS encoding AraC family transcriptional regulator, producing the protein MQTLLPTALHQDLPALITSLRQIEPLLDALPEVVFFIKDSQARYALVNQTLTQRLGFKSKARLLGMTAEQVFPASFGPSYTAQDRRVLKDGSQLADQLELHLYYGNQPVWCLTHKLALRNHAGEIIGVAGISRDVQLPQSSHPAYPKLAAVDAHIREHFARPISLAELTGLAGLSVAQLERHCKRIFQLTPRQMIHKARLGEASRLLLQDLPITEIALRCGYTDHSAFSRQFRSLTGLTPSQFRDSHRD; encoded by the coding sequence ATGCAAACTCTGCTGCCCACCGCCCTACATCAAGATTTGCCTGCGCTGATCACCAGCCTGCGGCAGATCGAGCCGCTGCTCGACGCCCTGCCCGAGGTGGTGTTTTTCATCAAGGACAGCCAAGCCCGCTACGCGCTGGTGAACCAGACGCTGACGCAGCGGCTGGGCTTCAAGAGCAAGGCCAGGCTGCTCGGGATGACCGCCGAACAGGTGTTCCCGGCCAGCTTCGGCCCCTCCTACACGGCGCAGGATCGCCGGGTACTCAAGGACGGCAGCCAACTCGCCGACCAGTTGGAGCTGCATCTCTATTACGGCAATCAGCCCGTCTGGTGCCTTACCCACAAACTGGCACTGCGTAACCACGCGGGCGAGATCATCGGCGTGGCGGGTATTTCCCGGGATGTGCAACTGCCGCAATCGAGCCACCCGGCCTACCCGAAACTGGCGGCGGTGGACGCCCATATCCGCGAGCATTTCGCCCGGCCGATCAGCCTGGCCGAGCTCACCGGCCTGGCAGGCCTGTCGGTGGCGCAGCTGGAGCGCCACTGCAAGCGCATCTTCCAGCTCACTCCGCGGCAGATGATCCACAAGGCACGCCTCGGTGAGGCCAGCCGCCTGCTGCTGCAGGACCTGCCGATCACCGAGATCGCCCTGCGCTGCGGTTACACCGATCACAGCGCCTTCAGCCGCCAGTTCAGGTCGCTGACCGGGCTGACACCCAGCCAGTTCCGGGACTCGCACAGGGACTGA
- a CDS encoding ABC transporter substrate-binding protein encodes MKNPAFAVALSAVLSTTLIGTAHADKLDSIIESGKLRCAVTLDFPPMGSRDDKNQPVGFDVDYCNDLAKVLGVDAEVVETPFPDRIPALVSGRADVIVASTSDTLERAKTVGLTVPYFAFQMVVLTRDDTGINSYADLKGKPVGNTSGTYEAIALEKDVKAWGDGTFRAYQSQNDTILAVAQGHIAATVVTNTVAAATLKSGKYKGLKVVGDAPYVVDYVSLAAKRDEYGLINYLNLFVNQQVRSGRYDELWKKWVGDEIKPANLTVPGVYY; translated from the coding sequence ATGAAGAACCCCGCTTTTGCCGTAGCCCTCAGCGCAGTACTCAGCACCACACTGATCGGCACCGCACACGCCGACAAGCTCGACTCGATCATCGAATCCGGCAAGCTGCGCTGCGCGGTGACCCTGGATTTCCCACCCATGGGCTCGCGTGACGACAAGAACCAGCCGGTCGGCTTCGACGTCGACTACTGCAATGACCTGGCGAAAGTGCTCGGCGTCGATGCCGAAGTGGTGGAGACACCGTTCCCGGATCGCATCCCGGCGCTGGTTTCCGGCCGCGCCGACGTGATCGTAGCCTCCACCTCCGACACCCTGGAGCGTGCCAAGACCGTTGGCCTGACCGTGCCCTACTTCGCCTTCCAGATGGTCGTGCTGACCCGCGACGACACCGGCATCAACAGCTATGCCGACCTCAAGGGCAAGCCTGTGGGTAACACCAGCGGCACCTACGAAGCCATCGCTCTCGAGAAGGACGTGAAGGCGTGGGGCGACGGTACATTCCGCGCCTACCAGTCGCAGAACGACACCATCCTCGCCGTCGCCCAGGGCCATATCGCTGCCACCGTAGTGACCAACACCGTGGCCGCCGCCACCCTCAAGTCCGGCAAGTACAAGGGCCTGAAAGTGGTCGGCGATGCGCCCTACGTCGTCGACTACGTGTCCCTGGCGGCCAAGCGTGACGAGTACGGCCTGATCAACTACCTCAACCTGTTCGTCAACCAGCAGGTGCGCAGCGGCCGTTACGACGAGCTGTGGAAGAAGTGGGTCGGCGACGAAATCAAGCCGGCCAACCTGACCGTGCCGGGCGTGTACTACTGA
- the lhpI gene encoding cis-3-hydroxy-L-proline dehydratase, with the protein MPTVADHPSPHMPACAIQGRSLVAGCAEGELLFAEMGLSFWGGVDPFTGEVIDRHHPLSGENLAGRVLAIPSGRGSCTGSSVMMELLSGEHAPTALVLAEADEILTLGVLVAELLFQRSIAVLCIGHEAFTRLRGQAYARLDGERLHLYPQPPADARPTGVASIHQQPLFASALQLSESDRALLDGSHGKAAQVAMQLVLRMAELQGASELLDVTQAHIDGCIYTGPASLRFAEQLVAWEAKVRVPTTLNSISVDQRRWRALGIDAAFGEPASALGDAYMAMGAQLSFTCAPYLLDSAPARGEQIVWAESNAVVYANSVLGARTLKYPDYLDICIALTGRAPRVGCHLDEHRMASLQIQLPELAELDDAFYPLLGYHVGLLCGSGIPLVRGLEQAQPSLDDLKAFGAAFATSSAAPLFHIAGVTPEARHPENVIHSAESTPTEPVTLADLRRSWDELNSADEAEVGLIALGNPHFSLSEFAHLAHLCAGRSKSAQVSLVITCGRAILEQARAAGYLSVLEAFGATLVTDTCWCMLGEPVVPTRCRTLMTNSGKYAHYAPGLVGRSVHFASLAECVDAACSGQASGRLPRWLQPASPVENPTHV; encoded by the coding sequence ATGCCAACAGTCGCTGACCATCCCTCGCCCCACATGCCAGCCTGCGCCATTCAGGGCCGCAGCCTGGTCGCCGGGTGCGCCGAGGGTGAGTTGCTGTTCGCCGAGATGGGCCTGAGTTTCTGGGGCGGCGTCGACCCGTTCACGGGCGAGGTGATCGACCGTCACCACCCGCTCAGTGGCGAGAACCTGGCGGGCCGCGTACTGGCGATTCCCAGTGGTCGCGGCTCCTGCACCGGCAGCAGCGTGATGATGGAGCTGCTCAGTGGCGAGCATGCCCCTACCGCGCTGGTGCTGGCCGAGGCCGACGAGATCCTTACCCTGGGTGTGCTGGTGGCCGAACTGCTGTTCCAGCGCTCCATCGCCGTGCTGTGCATCGGCCATGAAGCCTTCACCCGCTTGCGCGGCCAGGCTTACGCCCGACTCGATGGAGAACGGCTGCACCTTTATCCACAACCCCCTGCCGATGCGCGGCCGACAGGTGTGGCTTCGATACATCAGCAGCCGCTGTTCGCCAGCGCCCTGCAATTGAGCGAAAGCGACCGTGCCCTGCTAGATGGCAGCCATGGCAAGGCGGCACAGGTGGCCATGCAGTTGGTGCTGCGCATGGCCGAACTGCAGGGCGCCAGCGAATTGCTGGATGTCACCCAGGCGCATATCGACGGTTGCATCTATACCGGCCCGGCCAGCCTGCGCTTCGCCGAGCAACTGGTGGCCTGGGAGGCCAAGGTAAGGGTTCCCACCACCCTCAATTCAATCTCCGTGGACCAGCGTCGCTGGCGTGCACTGGGCATCGACGCCGCATTCGGCGAACCAGCCAGTGCACTCGGTGACGCCTACATGGCCATGGGCGCCCAGCTCAGTTTCACCTGTGCGCCCTACCTGCTGGACAGCGCACCCGCCAGAGGCGAGCAGATCGTCTGGGCGGAATCCAATGCGGTGGTCTACGCCAACAGCGTGCTTGGGGCACGCACCCTCAAATATCCCGATTACCTGGATATCTGCATCGCCCTCACCGGCCGTGCGCCCAGGGTCGGCTGTCACCTCGACGAGCACCGCATGGCCAGCCTGCAGATACAACTGCCAGAGCTCGCCGAGCTGGACGATGCCTTCTACCCGCTGCTCGGCTACCACGTCGGCCTGCTCTGCGGCAGCGGCATTCCGCTGGTACGCGGCCTGGAACAGGCTCAGCCGAGCCTGGACGATCTCAAGGCCTTTGGCGCCGCCTTCGCCACCAGCTCGGCAGCACCACTGTTCCATATCGCCGGGGTGACGCCGGAAGCCAGGCACCCGGAGAACGTTATCCACAGCGCCGAATCGACGCCCACCGAGCCGGTCACCCTCGCCGATCTACGGCGCAGCTGGGACGAACTCAACAGCGCTGATGAAGCCGAGGTAGGCCTGATCGCGCTCGGTAATCCGCACTTCTCGCTCAGCGAATTCGCCCACCTCGCGCACCTGTGCGCGGGCCGCAGCAAGAGTGCTCAGGTAAGCCTGGTGATCACCTGCGGTCGAGCGATTCTTGAGCAGGCCCGCGCGGCCGGCTACCTGAGCGTGCTGGAAGCATTCGGTGCGACGCTGGTGACCGACACCTGCTGGTGCATGCTCGGCGAGCCGGTGGTGCCGACCCGTTGCCGCACCCTGATGACCAACTCGGGCAAATACGCCCATTACGCGCCCGGGCTGGTCGGCCGTTCGGTGCACTTCGCCAGCTTGGCCGAGTGCGTCGACGCCGCCTGTTCGGGCCAGGCCAGCGGCCGTCTGCCGCGCTGGCTGCAACCGGCTTCCCCTGTGGAGAACCCCACGCATGTTTGA
- a CDS encoding amino acid ABC transporter permease encodes MFDYTFHWRQAFKALPDMLAGAWVTFETAALSMIFGVFIALALTVMRELKNPVARGFANGWVSIARNTPSLFQIYILYFGLGSMGWHVSSWVALLAGITFNNAGYLAENFRGGLKAVPDTQVRAARSLGMSAFQAYRMIVVPQLLRIVFYPLTNQMVWAVLMTSLGVIVGLNNDLTGVTQDYNVKTFRTFEFFAIAAVLYYLIAKAIVAVARLLAWRLFRY; translated from the coding sequence ATGTTTGATTACACCTTCCATTGGCGCCAGGCATTCAAGGCTCTGCCCGACATGCTCGCCGGCGCCTGGGTGACCTTCGAAACGGCCGCCCTGTCGATGATCTTCGGCGTGTTCATCGCCCTCGCCCTGACGGTGATGCGTGAGCTGAAGAACCCCGTGGCCCGCGGCTTCGCCAATGGCTGGGTATCCATCGCGCGCAACACGCCGTCGCTGTTCCAGATCTACATCCTGTACTTCGGCCTGGGCTCGATGGGCTGGCACGTCAGCTCCTGGGTCGCCCTGCTGGCCGGCATCACCTTCAACAACGCCGGCTACCTGGCGGAAAACTTCCGTGGTGGCCTCAAGGCGGTACCCGACACTCAGGTGCGTGCTGCCCGCTCGCTGGGCATGAGCGCCTTTCAGGCCTATCGGATGATCGTCGTGCCGCAGCTGCTGCGCATCGTCTTCTACCCACTGACCAACCAGATGGTCTGGGCCGTGCTGATGACCTCGCTGGGGGTGATCGTCGGCCTCAACAACGACCTTACCGGCGTCACCCAGGACTACAACGTCAAGACCTTCCGCACCTTCGAGTTCTTCGCCATCGCGGCGGTGCTGTATTACCTGATCGCCAAGGCGATCGTAGCGGTTGCCCGGCTGCTGGCCTGGCGCCTGTTCCGTTACTGA
- a CDS encoding amino acid ABC transporter permease, translated as MFDTSFTWNDFLYLLDGAWVTLQLTFWAILLGSFAGLLFGLLRALLPRATLPLAWVLDVFRSVPLLIQFVLFNSFKSIAGIDISAFAVGCIVLGIYAAAYFTEIVRAGVLSVPFTLRRASRSLGMSYVQDLRYIVLPMATRVAFPGWLNLVLSVMKDTALVMWIGIVELLRASQTIVTRIQEPLLVLCIAGLIYYVMSLVVAQLGARLERRWQEND; from the coding sequence ATGTTCGATACCAGCTTCACCTGGAACGATTTCCTCTACCTGCTCGACGGTGCCTGGGTCACCCTGCAGCTGACCTTCTGGGCCATCCTGCTGGGCTCCTTCGCCGGCCTGCTGTTCGGTCTGTTGCGTGCCCTGCTGCCCCGCGCCACCCTGCCGCTGGCCTGGGTACTCGACGTGTTTCGCAGCGTGCCACTGCTCATCCAGTTCGTGCTGTTCAACTCGTTCAAGAGCATCGCCGGCATCGATATCAGTGCCTTCGCGGTGGGCTGCATCGTGCTGGGCATCTACGCCGCCGCCTACTTCACCGAGATCGTGCGGGCCGGTGTGCTGTCGGTGCCGTTCACCCTGCGCCGCGCCAGCCGCTCGCTGGGCATGAGCTATGTGCAGGACCTGCGCTACATCGTCCTGCCGATGGCCACGCGGGTGGCCTTCCCCGGCTGGCTGAACCTGGTGCTCAGCGTGATGAAGGACACCGCGCTGGTCATGTGGATCGGCATCGTCGAGCTGCTGCGCGCTTCGCAAACCATCGTTACACGCATTCAGGAGCCGCTGCTGGTGCTGTGCATCGCCGGCCTCATCTACTACGTCATGAGCCTGGTGGTCGCCCAACTGGGCGCCCGTCTGGAAAGAAGGTGGCAGGAAAATGATTGA
- a CDS encoding amino acid ABC transporter ATP-binding protein — MIEIDNVYKSFGDLEVIKGVSLTVNKGEVVSIIGGSGSGKSTLLMCINGLESIKSGSIRVDGTEVHAPGTDINKLRQKIGIVFQQWNAFPHLTVLENVMLAPRKVLGLSKQEAEAIAVQQLTHVGLGEKLKVFPGKLSGGQQQRMAIARALAMSPDYMLFDEATSALDPQLVGEVLDTMRMLAEDGMTMVLVTHEIRFARDVSDRVAFFRNGLVHEIGAPEQVLGNPQRPETADFLKSVH, encoded by the coding sequence ATGATTGAGATCGACAACGTATACAAATCCTTCGGCGACCTCGAAGTGATCAAGGGCGTCAGCCTGACCGTGAACAAGGGTGAAGTGGTATCGATCATCGGCGGCTCCGGCTCCGGCAAATCGACCCTGCTGATGTGCATCAACGGCCTGGAGTCGATCAAGAGCGGCAGCATCCGCGTCGACGGCACCGAAGTGCACGCCCCGGGCACCGACATCAACAAGCTGCGGCAGAAGATCGGCATCGTGTTCCAGCAGTGGAACGCCTTCCCGCACCTCACGGTGCTGGAAAACGTCATGCTGGCGCCGCGCAAGGTACTCGGCCTGAGCAAGCAGGAAGCCGAGGCCATCGCCGTGCAGCAACTGACCCACGTGGGCCTGGGCGAGAAGCTCAAGGTGTTCCCCGGCAAACTGTCCGGCGGCCAGCAGCAGCGCATGGCGATCGCCCGCGCCCTGGCCATGAGCCCCGACTACATGCTGTTCGACGAGGCCACCAGCGCCCTCGACCCGCAGCTGGTCGGTGAAGTGCTCGACACCATGCGCATGCTCGCCGAAGACGGCATGACCATGGTGCTGGTGACCCACGAGATTCGCTTCGCCCGAGACGTGTCCGACCGTGTGGCGTTCTTCCGCAACGGCCTGGTGCACGAGATCGGCGCGCCCGAGCAGGTGCTCGGCAACCCGCAACGACCGGAAACCGCCGACTTCCTCAAGTCGGTTCACTAA
- a CDS encoding trans-3-hydroxy-L-proline dehydratase, with the protein MRSSKVIHVVSCHAEGEVGDVIVGGVAPPPGDTLWQQSRWIEQDDFLRNFVLNEPRGGVFRHVNLLVPAKNPKAQMGWIIMEPADVPPMSGSNSLCVATVLLDSGILPMTEPQTFLTLEAPGGLVEVIADCRDGKAERVEVKNVPSFADKLDAWIEVEGLGSLQVDTAYGGDSFVIADARHLGFAIQADEAADLVAVGLRITKAANEQLGFQHPLNPDWSHISFCQIAAPVVHENGIATGANAVVIRPGKIDRSPCGTGCSARMAVLHAKGQLAVGERFIGRSIIGSEFHCRIDSLTDVAGRAAIYPCLSGRAWITGTHQHLLDPSDPWPTGYRLSDTWPVELKL; encoded by the coding sequence GTGCGCTCCAGCAAAGTCATTCATGTGGTCAGCTGCCATGCCGAAGGTGAGGTCGGCGACGTCATCGTCGGCGGCGTCGCGCCACCACCTGGCGATACCCTGTGGCAGCAGTCGCGCTGGATCGAACAGGACGACTTCCTGCGTAACTTCGTGCTCAACGAACCGCGCGGTGGCGTGTTCCGTCACGTCAACCTGCTGGTGCCGGCGAAGAACCCCAAGGCGCAGATGGGCTGGATCATCATGGAGCCGGCCGATGTGCCGCCGATGTCCGGCTCCAACTCGCTGTGCGTGGCCACCGTGCTGCTCGACAGCGGCATCCTGCCGATGACCGAGCCGCAGACCTTCTTGACCCTGGAAGCGCCAGGCGGCCTGGTGGAAGTGATCGCCGACTGTCGCGACGGCAAGGCCGAGCGGGTCGAAGTGAAGAACGTACCCTCGTTCGCCGACAAGCTCGACGCCTGGATCGAGGTCGAAGGCCTGGGTTCGCTGCAGGTCGATACCGCCTACGGCGGCGACAGCTTCGTCATCGCCGATGCGCGCCACCTGGGGTTTGCCATCCAGGCCGATGAAGCAGCCGATCTGGTCGCCGTGGGCCTGCGCATCACCAAGGCCGCCAACGAGCAGCTCGGCTTCCAGCATCCGCTGAACCCGGACTGGAGCCATATCTCCTTCTGCCAGATCGCCGCTCCGGTGGTTCACGAGAACGGCATCGCCACGGGCGCCAATGCGGTGGTCATCCGCCCCGGCAAGATCGACCGCTCACCCTGCGGCACCGGGTGCTCGGCACGCATGGCGGTGCTGCATGCCAAAGGTCAGCTGGCGGTGGGCGAACGCTTCATCGGTCGCTCGATCATCGGTTCCGAATTTCACTGCCGCATCGACTCGCTGACCGACGTGGCCGGCCGTGCGGCGATCTACCCCTGCCTATCCGGCCGGGCGTGGATCACCGGCACTCACCAGCACCTGCTCGACCCGAGCGATCCCTGGCCAACGGGCTATCGCCTGTCGGATACCTGGCCGGTGGAGCTGAAGCTGTAA
- a CDS encoding dihydrodipicolinate synthase family protein gives MSSNIFTGTIPALMTPCTADRKPDFDALVRKGKQLIETGMSAVVYCGSMGDWPLLTEAQRQEGVARLVAAGIPTIVGTGAVNSREAVSHAAHAAKVGAHGLMVIPRVLSRGASPAAQEAHFAAILEAAPELPAVIYNSPYYGFATRAELFFKLRRRYANLIGFKEFGGAADMRYAAEHITSQDEDVILMAGVDTQVVHGFVNCGATGAITGIGNALPREVLQLVELSKKAAKGDAVARRLALELSEALNVLSSFDEGTDLVLYYKHLMVLGGDQEYALHFYETDALSDAQRNYAETQYRLFRQWYANWSAENNAA, from the coding sequence ATGAGCAGCAACATCTTCACCGGCACCATTCCCGCCCTGATGACCCCCTGCACCGCCGACCGCAAGCCGGACTTCGACGCCCTGGTGCGCAAGGGCAAGCAGCTGATCGAGACCGGCATGAGCGCGGTGGTCTACTGCGGTTCCATGGGCGACTGGCCGTTGCTCACCGAAGCCCAGCGCCAGGAAGGGGTGGCACGCCTGGTCGCTGCCGGCATCCCGACCATCGTCGGCACCGGTGCGGTGAACAGCCGCGAGGCGGTTTCCCACGCCGCCCACGCCGCCAAGGTTGGCGCCCACGGCCTGATGGTCATCCCGCGCGTGTTGTCCCGTGGCGCTTCACCGGCCGCTCAGGAAGCGCACTTCGCCGCCATTCTCGAAGCCGCGCCAGAGCTTCCGGCGGTGATCTACAACAGCCCGTACTACGGCTTCGCGACCCGCGCCGAGCTGTTCTTCAAGCTGCGTCGCAGGTACGCCAACCTGATCGGCTTCAAGGAATTCGGCGGCGCCGCCGACATGCGCTACGCCGCCGAGCACATCACCTCGCAGGATGAGGACGTGATTCTCATGGCCGGCGTCGACACCCAGGTGGTGCACGGCTTCGTCAATTGCGGCGCGACTGGCGCCATCACCGGTATCGGCAACGCCCTGCCGCGCGAAGTGCTGCAACTGGTCGAGCTGAGCAAGAAGGCCGCCAAGGGCGACGCCGTTGCCCGCCGCCTTGCCCTGGAGCTGTCCGAGGCGCTGAACGTGCTGTCGTCCTTCGACGAAGGCACCGACCTGGTTCTCTACTACAAGCACCTGATGGTACTGGGCGGCGACCAGGAATACGCCCTGCACTTCTACGAAACCGATGCCCTCAGCGACGCCCAGCGTAACTATGCGGAGACGCAGTACAGGCTGTTCCGCCAGTGGTACGCCAACTGGTCGGCCGAAAACAACGCCGCCTGA
- a CDS encoding aldehyde dehydrogenase (NADP(+)), with amino-acid sequence MPATIGHNIIGGAYSAAGSVVHKSHDATTGEALSYDFIQATPEEVDAAAKAAAAAYPAYRSLSAAKRADFLDAIADELDALGDDFVATVTRETALPTARIQGERGRTSGQMRLFAKVLRRGDFYGARIDRALPDRQPLPRPDLRQYRIGLGPVAVFGASNFPLAFSTAGGDTASALAAGCPVVFKAHSGHMATAAFVGEAILRAAEKTGAPKGVFNMIYGSGVGETLVKHPAIQAVGFTGSLKGGRALCDMAAARPQPIPVFAEMSSINPVILLPEAIKARGEKIAGELAGSVVMGCGQFCTNPGLVIGVRSPEFSAFLESFTAKMAEQQPQTMLNAGTLKSYVKGLEALNAHSGITHLTGAKQEGNQARPQLFKADVSLLLNGDELLQEEVFGPTTIVVEVADKAELLAAINGLHGQLTATLLTEPGDLAGSEELFALLEQKVGRVLFNGYPTGVEVCDSMVHGGPYPATSDARGTSVGTLAIDRFLRPVCYQNCPDALLPDALKNTNPLGIARLVDGASSRDAL; translated from the coding sequence ATGCCCGCTACCATCGGCCACAACATCATCGGCGGCGCGTACAGCGCAGCCGGCTCCGTAGTCCACAAGAGTCACGACGCCACCACTGGCGAAGCCCTTTCCTACGACTTCATCCAGGCCACTCCTGAAGAAGTCGATGCCGCTGCCAAAGCCGCCGCTGCCGCCTACCCCGCTTACCGCAGCCTGTCCGCGGCCAAGCGCGCCGATTTCCTCGACGCCATCGCCGACGAGCTGGATGCCCTGGGTGACGACTTCGTTGCCACCGTTACCCGCGAAACCGCCCTGCCGACCGCCCGGATCCAGGGCGAGCGTGGCCGTACCAGCGGCCAGATGCGCCTGTTCGCCAAAGTGCTGCGTCGCGGCGATTTCTACGGCGCGCGTATCGACCGCGCCCTGCCGGATCGCCAGCCGCTACCGCGCCCGGATCTGCGCCAGTACCGCATCGGCCTCGGCCCGGTTGCCGTGTTCGGCGCCAGCAACTTCCCGCTGGCCTTCTCCACCGCTGGCGGTGACACCGCTTCCGCGCTGGCCGCTGGCTGCCCGGTGGTATTCAAGGCCCACAGCGGCCACATGGCTACCGCTGCATTCGTGGGCGAAGCCATCCTGCGCGCTGCCGAGAAAACCGGCGCGCCGAAGGGCGTGTTCAACATGATCTACGGCAGCGGCGTCGGTGAGACTCTGGTCAAGCACCCGGCCATCCAGGCCGTTGGCTTCACCGGTTCGCTGAAAGGCGGTCGCGCCCTGTGCGACATGGCTGCAGCGCGCCCGCAACCGATCCCGGTGTTCGCCGAGATGAGCAGCATCAACCCGGTCATCCTGCTGCCGGAAGCCATCAAGGCCCGTGGCGAGAAGATCGCTGGCGAGCTGGCAGGTTCGGTGGTCATGGGCTGCGGTCAGTTCTGCACCAACCCTGGCCTGGTGATCGGTGTTCGTTCGCCTGAGTTCAGCGCCTTCCTGGAAAGCTTCACCGCCAAGATGGCCGAGCAGCAGCCGCAGACCATGCTCAACGCCGGCACCCTGAAGAGCTACGTGAAAGGCCTGGAAGCGCTCAACGCACATTCCGGCATCACGCACCTGACCGGTGCCAAGCAGGAAGGCAACCAGGCTCGCCCGCAACTGTTCAAGGCCGACGTCAGCCTGCTGCTGAACGGCGACGAGCTGCTGCAGGAAGAAGTCTTCGGTCCGACCACCATCGTCGTCGAAGTGGCTGACAAAGCCGAGCTGCTGGCGGCCATCAATGGCCTGCATGGTCAGCTGACCGCCACCCTGCTCACCGAGCCGGGCGATCTGGCCGGTAGCGAAGAGCTGTTCGCGCTGCTCGAGCAGAAAGTCGGCCGCGTGCTGTTCAACGGCTACCCGACTGGCGTGGAAGTCTGCGACTCCATGGTCCACGGCGGCCCGTACCCGGCGACTTCCGACGCCCGTGGTACGTCGGTCGGCACCCTGGCCATCGATCGCTTCCTGCGCCCGGTTTGCTACCAGAACTGCCCGGATGCGCTGCTGCCCGACGCCCTGAAGAACACCAACCCGCTGGGCATCGCCCGTCTGGTCGATGGCGCCAGCAGCCGCGACGCGCTGTAA
- a CDS encoding MFS transporter codes for MSVTTYPQQATHVDLGILRKVIAASAIGNFVEWFDFAVYGFLAVTIAALFFPQGDPALALLQTFAVFAVSFALRPLGGIVFGILGDRIGRKRVLSITVLLMAGATTLIGLLPTYASIGLVAPLLLALARCLQGFSAGGEYAGACAFVMEHAPTEQKARYGSFVPVSTFAAFACAAGLVFGLGLWLDETQMQAWGWRVPFLIAAPLGLVGLYMRLRLDESPAFQALAAQAHPEHSPLRETLREHGATVLCLSAFISATALSFYMFTTYLTTYMQVVGGAARPTALLASLMALLFATLLCPFVGRYSDRVGRRRTILTAGVALIVAVYPAFTLAASGSLLASALGAMLLAVGAVICGVVTAVLLSEQFPTRVRYTASAFTYNLAYTVFGGTAPLVATWLIEVTGNRMSPAFYLIAIALLALVGGLSLPESSKRSLEDPMS; via the coding sequence ATGAGCGTGACCACTTATCCACAACAGGCGACGCACGTCGATCTTGGCATTCTGCGCAAGGTGATCGCCGCCTCGGCCATCGGCAACTTCGTCGAATGGTTCGACTTCGCCGTCTACGGCTTCCTGGCCGTCACCATCGCCGCGCTGTTCTTCCCTCAGGGTGATCCGGCCCTGGCGTTGCTGCAGACCTTCGCGGTATTCGCCGTGTCGTTCGCACTGCGCCCGCTGGGCGGCATCGTGTTCGGCATCCTGGGAGACCGCATCGGCCGCAAGCGCGTGCTGTCGATCACCGTGCTGCTGATGGCCGGCGCCACCACCCTGATCGGCCTACTGCCCACCTATGCCAGCATCGGCCTGGTCGCGCCGCTGCTGCTGGCCCTGGCGCGCTGCCTGCAGGGCTTCTCTGCGGGCGGCGAGTACGCGGGCGCCTGCGCCTTCGTCATGGAGCACGCGCCAACCGAACAGAAGGCCCGTTATGGCAGCTTCGTACCCGTCTCCACCTTCGCGGCCTTCGCCTGTGCGGCGGGCCTGGTGTTCGGCCTGGGCCTGTGGCTGGACGAAACGCAGATGCAGGCCTGGGGCTGGCGCGTACCCTTCCTGATCGCCGCACCGCTGGGCCTGGTGGGTTTGTACATGCGCCTGCGCCTGGATGAATCGCCCGCATTCCAGGCCCTGGCCGCGCAAGCGCACCCGGAGCACTCGCCACTGCGCGAAACCTTGCGTGAGCACGGCGCCACCGTGCTGTGCCTGTCAGCCTTCATCTCCGCCACGGCGCTGTCGTTCTACATGTTCACCACCTACCTGACCACCTACATGCAGGTGGTCGGCGGCGCGGCGAGGCCCACGGCACTGCTCGCCAGCCTCATGGCACTGCTGTTCGCCACCTTGCTGTGCCCCTTCGTGGGCCGCTATTCGGATCGCGTGGGCCGCCGCCGAACCATCCTCACCGCTGGCGTGGCATTGATCGTCGCGGTCTATCCGGCCTTCACCCTGGCTGCCTCGGGCAGCCTGCTGGCCTCGGCCCTCGGCGCCATGCTGCTGGCCGTCGGCGCGGTGATCTGCGGGGTGGTAACCGCCGTGCTGCTCTCCGAACAATTCCCCACCCGCGTGCGTTACACCGCCTCGGCCTTCACCTACAACCTGGCCTACACGGTGTTCGGCGGCACCGCACCACTGGTCGCCACCTGGCTGATCGAGGTGACCGGCAACCGCATGTCGCCGGCCTTCTACCTGATCGCCATCGCCCTGCTGGCTCTGGTAGGCGGCCTGTCGCTACCGGAGTCGTCGAAGCGTTCGCTGGAAGACCCGATGTCGTAA